One region of Catenuloplanes indicus genomic DNA includes:
- a CDS encoding ketopantoate reductase family protein, protein MKLLVYGAGVLGSLFAARMHEAGHDVALLARGARLAALRRDGVQLAEGDAPAVTRVPVPVVEHPAGGYDLTTVFVRTHQVDAVLESLAGLDGDVLFLLNWAAGAEPLGAVIGHERVLLGFGAAGGTMDGDVVRYRPAGLATRMVPMPIGEPDGRSTPRLRRIVRDVRAAGINAKAEPRIDAWLKTHAAFSVPLEQAANAAGGPLALAGDPGALRGMVRLIRQNLAAMPNPPVPRGFGAFQVLPEGLLVTVLRRFLRGPTALHSGLNTASPAAVAAELERMAAQMRTYARVR, encoded by the coding sequence ATGAAACTGCTCGTGTACGGCGCCGGAGTGCTCGGCAGCCTGTTCGCCGCCCGGATGCACGAGGCCGGGCACGACGTCGCGCTGCTGGCCCGCGGTGCGCGCCTGGCCGCCCTGCGCCGGGACGGCGTGCAACTCGCCGAGGGAGACGCCCCGGCCGTCACGCGGGTGCCGGTCCCCGTGGTCGAGCACCCGGCCGGCGGGTACGACCTGACCACCGTCTTCGTCCGTACCCATCAGGTGGACGCGGTGCTGGAGTCGCTCGCCGGCCTCGACGGCGACGTGCTGTTCCTGCTCAACTGGGCGGCCGGTGCGGAACCGCTGGGAGCGGTGATCGGCCACGAGCGGGTGCTGCTCGGCTTCGGCGCGGCCGGCGGCACGATGGACGGTGACGTGGTCCGCTACCGCCCGGCCGGCCTTGCCACCCGCATGGTCCCGATGCCGATCGGCGAACCCGACGGGCGTAGCACCCCGCGACTGCGCCGGATCGTGCGGGACGTCCGCGCCGCCGGGATCAACGCCAAGGCCGAGCCGCGGATCGACGCCTGGCTCAAGACGCACGCCGCCTTCTCGGTGCCGCTCGAGCAGGCGGCGAACGCGGCGGGCGGACCGCTGGCGCTGGCCGGCGATCCGGGCGCGCTGCGCGGCATGGTCCGCCTCATCCGGCAGAACCTGGCCGCCATGCCGAACCCGCCGGTCCCCCGCGGGTTCGGCGCGTTCCAGGTTCTGCCGGAAGGGTTGCTCGTGACCGTGCTGCGGCGCTTCCTGCGCGGTCCGACGGCGCTGCACAGCGGCCTCAACACCGCCTCGCCCGCGGCGGTGGCAGCCGAACTCGAGCGGATGGCCGCGCAGATGCGCACCTATGCGCGAGTTCGGTAG
- a CDS encoding phytanoyl-CoA dioxygenase family protein, with protein sequence MDDTALVSRFLRDGFVKLEGAVAPRVAADCARLLWRETGCDPDDPVTWTQPVHWVPGMAQGPFAAAPNSPFLHHAYDLLAGPGRWEPRYSLGTFPLRFPHEEEPDDAGWHIEGSYLPDGESWYFTNVYSRGRALLMLFLFSEVGETDAPTRIRVGSHLDVPAVLEKYGTEGASGLTLAPDLAAASAHRPLALATGSPGDVFLCHPFLVHAAQPHHGSVPRFMAQPPLMPGAPYALERPDGAYSPVETAIRRGLGQDAGGVR encoded by the coding sequence ATGGACGACACGGCCTTGGTATCCCGCTTTCTCCGCGACGGCTTCGTGAAGCTGGAGGGCGCCGTCGCGCCGCGCGTGGCAGCGGACTGCGCGCGTCTGCTGTGGCGGGAGACGGGCTGCGACCCGGACGACCCGGTGACGTGGACGCAGCCCGTGCACTGGGTGCCCGGCATGGCGCAGGGGCCGTTCGCCGCCGCTCCCAACTCCCCGTTCCTGCATCACGCGTACGACCTGCTCGCCGGTCCGGGACGCTGGGAGCCGCGTTACTCGCTGGGCACCTTCCCGCTGCGGTTCCCGCACGAGGAGGAGCCGGACGACGCGGGCTGGCACATCGAGGGCAGCTATCTGCCGGACGGCGAGAGCTGGTACTTCACCAATGTGTACTCCCGCGGCCGGGCCCTGCTGATGCTGTTCCTGTTCAGTGAGGTCGGTGAGACGGACGCCCCGACCAGGATCCGGGTCGGCTCCCATCTCGACGTACCGGCGGTGCTGGAGAAGTACGGGACGGAGGGGGCGAGCGGACTGACCCTCGCGCCCGACCTGGCGGCGGCGTCCGCGCACCGGCCGCTCGCCCTCGCGACCGGATCTCCGGGCGACGTCTTCCTGTGCCACCCGTTCCTGGTGCACGCGGCGCAACCGCACCACGGAAGCGTTCCCCGTTTCATGGCCCAGCCGCCGCTGATGCCGGGCGCACCGTACGCACTGGAGCGGCCCGACGGCGCGTACTCCCCCGTGGAGACGGCGATCCGCCGGGGTCTCGGACAGGACGCGGGCGGGGTCCGGTAG
- a CDS encoding nuclear transport factor 2 family protein, producing MTAKDIVLTAAGQLFGDKDPSAVDRWIAPDYVQHSGLAADGPEGVRQLVANLPADFRYDLHRVVADGDLVALHGTYHGFGPDPLVAFDVFRVAGGKLAEHWDALTPQVDKTVSGRSQTDGATEVTGLDATDANRRLVADFVDTVLKGGKADTITDYLSTEKYRQHNVGIADDLDGLGAALGALAEQGIAMVYDTVHQVIAEGNFVLTVSEGRFGTTPTAFYDLFRVENGRIVEHWDVTPEIKNDLPHTNGLF from the coding sequence ATGACCGCCAAGGACATCGTTCTGACCGCCGCCGGGCAGCTGTTCGGCGACAAGGACCCGTCGGCCGTCGACCGCTGGATCGCCCCGGACTACGTTCAGCACAGCGGCCTGGCCGCTGACGGCCCGGAGGGCGTGCGGCAACTCGTCGCCAACCTGCCGGCCGACTTCCGCTACGACCTGCACCGGGTCGTCGCCGACGGCGACCTGGTCGCCCTGCACGGCACCTACCACGGCTTCGGCCCGGACCCCCTCGTCGCGTTCGACGTCTTCCGGGTCGCCGGCGGCAAACTCGCCGAGCACTGGGACGCCCTGACCCCCCAGGTCGACAAGACCGTCTCCGGCCGGTCGCAGACCGACGGCGCCACCGAGGTCACCGGCCTCGACGCCACCGACGCCAACCGCCGGCTCGTCGCCGATTTCGTCGACACCGTCCTCAAGGGCGGCAAGGCCGACACGATCACCGACTACCTCAGCACCGAGAAGTACCGGCAGCACAACGTCGGCATCGCTGACGACCTCGACGGTCTGGGCGCCGCGCTCGGCGCGCTCGCCGAGCAGGGCATCGCCATGGTCTACGACACCGTGCACCAGGTGATCGCCGAAGGCAACTTCGTGCTGACCGTCTCCGAGGGCCGTTTCGGGACCACCCCGACCGCCTTCTACGACCTGTTCCGCGTCGAGAACGGCCGGATCGTGGAGCACTGGGACGTCACTCCCGAGATCAAGAACGACCTGCCGCACACGAACGGCCTGTTCTGA
- a CDS encoding helix-turn-helix domain-containing protein, which yields MEVLTLQRLRSRVAHDLLATPRRPTFHHLLTVNRGTLRHTVDFTAYALAPGTWLWVRPGQVQQWSRLDDVDGTLVLFQPAFLDPDTGTAARLDDPHAPVLLESGGDEQRRLADAAGHLARVCADPGSLPLEVHQAVLRHLLAVLVLRLAHLGAAPGSLAPDPNDTFLRLRDAVERDFTRTRRLEDYARTLGYSARTLSRAAQTAAGVNAKEFIDRRVILEARRLLAHSDHTAAQIAARLGFTSATNFSKYFHQRTGTTPIAFRAAVRGGASPGPS from the coding sequence GTGGAGGTGCTCACCCTGCAACGGCTGCGCTCACGCGTCGCCCATGACCTGCTCGCCACGCCACGCCGGCCGACGTTCCACCACCTGCTCACCGTCAACCGAGGCACGCTCCGGCACACCGTCGACTTCACCGCCTACGCCCTCGCCCCGGGCACGTGGCTGTGGGTGCGCCCCGGCCAGGTCCAGCAGTGGAGCCGACTCGACGACGTCGACGGCACGCTGGTGCTGTTCCAGCCGGCCTTCCTGGACCCGGACACCGGCACGGCCGCACGACTGGACGACCCGCACGCGCCGGTCCTGCTCGAATCCGGCGGTGACGAGCAGCGGCGGCTCGCCGACGCCGCCGGGCACCTCGCCCGCGTCTGCGCCGACCCCGGGTCGCTGCCGCTGGAGGTCCACCAGGCGGTGCTGCGGCATCTGCTCGCCGTGCTGGTGCTGCGCCTGGCCCATCTCGGCGCCGCACCCGGCAGCCTCGCACCCGATCCGAACGACACGTTCCTGCGCCTGCGCGACGCCGTCGAACGCGACTTCACCCGCACCCGCCGGCTGGAGGACTACGCCCGTACCCTCGGCTACTCCGCCCGGACTCTGTCCCGGGCCGCGCAGACCGCCGCCGGCGTGAACGCCAAGGAGTTCATCGACCGCCGCGTGATCCTGGAGGCCCGCAGGCTGCTGGCACACAGCGACCACACCGCCGCGCAGATCGCCGCCCGGCTCGGCTTCACCAGCGCCACCAACTTCAGCAAATACTTCCATCAGCGCACCGGGACCACCCCGATCGCTTTCCGCGCCGCCGTGCGAGGCGGCGCGTCACCCGGCCCGTCATGA
- a CDS encoding ABC transporter permease: protein MRDVIAAEWLKVRSLRSTRWTVVGTALAVAGSAAVDAYTNQPESRFELSDAFPLAGFLVLIVVATGSGSSTMLGEYSSGLIRATSVAVPARTDVILAKAAVIVALWTVAGTVIAATSFTIVGLILGDVTLSRPGTGAALLAAILIGPVCALIGLGLAALVRHAGAVYVSGIMLLVLAPQLFSTRQELPRAINHAMLLPAWQRLTQAFGTPEAAGDIYPTAPHAWLTYVLWPLTLLVAAVLVHRRRDV from the coding sequence ATGCGCGACGTGATCGCGGCCGAATGGCTCAAGGTACGCTCGTTGCGCTCGACCCGATGGACCGTGGTGGGAACCGCGCTGGCGGTGGCGGGCTCGGCGGCGGTGGACGCGTACACGAACCAGCCGGAGAGCCGGTTCGAGCTCAGCGATGCCTTCCCCCTGGCAGGCTTCCTGGTGTTGATCGTGGTAGCGACGGGCTCCGGTTCCTCGACGATGCTCGGCGAGTACAGCAGCGGCCTGATCCGGGCCACCTCGGTCGCCGTACCGGCCCGCACGGACGTGATTCTGGCCAAGGCCGCTGTGATCGTCGCACTCTGGACCGTCGCCGGAACAGTCATCGCCGCGACCTCGTTCACCATCGTCGGGCTCATCCTTGGCGATGTGACGCTCAGCCGACCCGGAACGGGTGCCGCCCTGCTCGCGGCGATCCTGATCGGACCGGTGTGTGCGCTGATCGGCCTCGGTCTCGCGGCGCTCGTGCGCCATGCCGGCGCCGTGTACGTCTCCGGGATCATGCTGCTGGTCCTGGCCCCGCAGCTGTTCAGCACCCGCCAGGAACTACCGCGGGCGATCAACCATGCGATGCTGCTCCCGGCGTGGCAGCGACTGACTCAGGCGTTCGGGACACCGGAGGCAGCCGGCGACATCTATCCCACCGCCCCGCACGCCTGGCTCACGTACGTGCTGTGGCCGCTGACCCTCCTCGTAGCCGCCGTGCTGGTGCACCGGCGTCGAGACGTGTAA
- a CDS encoding ABC transporter ATP-binding protein: protein MIEVDQLTKRYGPTTAVAGLSFIARPGRVTGFLGPNGAGKTTTLRVLLGLDAASSGTATISGVPFRSHRRGLRHAGALLDAQQAHPGLTAAVHLAALARSNDLPRRRVDEVLAEVGLTPVAQRRVGTYSLGMRQRLGVATALLGDPPVLIFDEPVNGMDPEGVHWARGLFRRLAAEGRTVFLSSHLIGEMAVTADDIVVVGQGRLLTAGSVGELTGSGGSLEDVFLRLTSASVDYRAGGA from the coding sequence ATGATTGAAGTCGACCAGCTGACCAAACGGTATGGGCCCACCACCGCGGTGGCGGGGCTGTCGTTCATCGCCCGGCCCGGCCGGGTGACCGGGTTTCTCGGCCCGAACGGCGCCGGCAAGACGACCACCCTGCGGGTACTCCTCGGCCTCGACGCCGCGTCCAGCGGCACCGCCACGATCAGTGGAGTCCCATTCCGTTCCCACCGGCGCGGTCTGCGACACGCGGGAGCGCTGCTCGACGCCCAGCAGGCACATCCCGGTCTCACCGCCGCAGTGCATCTGGCAGCACTGGCCCGCAGCAACGACCTGCCGAGAAGACGGGTCGACGAGGTGCTCGCCGAGGTCGGCCTCACCCCCGTGGCGCAGCGGCGCGTCGGCACCTACTCCCTGGGCATGCGACAGCGGCTCGGCGTGGCCACCGCCCTGCTCGGTGACCCACCAGTGCTCATCTTCGACGAGCCAGTGAACGGGATGGACCCCGAAGGAGTCCATTGGGCGCGCGGGCTGTTCCGCCGGCTCGCCGCCGAGGGCCGCACCGTTTTCCTCTCCAGCCACCTGATCGGCGAGATGGCGGTGACAGCCGACGACATCGTCGTGGTCGGCCAGGGCCGGCTGCTCACCGCCGGCTCGGTCGGCGAGCTGACCGGTTCCGGCGGCTCGCTGGAGGACGTGTTCCTGCGCTTGACCTCCGCCAGCGTCGACTACCGGGCCGGGGGTGCGTGA
- the ccmD gene encoding heme exporter protein CcmD, whose product MPVPPRRLPPGGWVALLWSIAVFWALRGYSGLPGLPSVLSPRPIWCWAVVAAAAATGLGASTQVRRRPLTALYLLVVCAIAVVLAVGPQGLAAHPDQMLGLFLLAADLVLARIVMTRQPRAWSAALLPVLAALPVAALLRVVFRQPFPSDDVGVTIDETVWLAYAVLPAMVAGLLSYSVRQGREYARRLREQAAEQAVVAERLRISRELHDHVAHSVGVIALQAGAAARVMESQPERAREAMRAIEATSRDTLAGLRRMLGSLRHAEQAPLRPAPGLADLDQLVAAATAAGVAVDLTVSGEQRTLAADVELSAYRIIQESLTNVLRHADAETCRISVDYGPGELAIEVADDGCGGDPATGGFGLTGLRERVALVNGTITAGTRRGGGFRVAARLPVAT is encoded by the coding sequence ATGCCTGTCCCGCCGCGCCGTCTGCCGCCGGGCGGCTGGGTGGCGCTGCTCTGGTCGATTGCCGTGTTCTGGGCGTTGCGCGGATACTCCGGCTTGCCCGGCCTGCCGTCCGTGCTGTCCCCGCGGCCGATCTGGTGCTGGGCCGTCGTCGCCGCCGCGGCCGCGACCGGGCTCGGCGCGAGCACCCAGGTACGCCGCCGCCCCCTGACAGCGTTGTACCTGCTGGTCGTCTGCGCCATCGCCGTCGTACTCGCTGTGGGTCCCCAGGGCCTCGCCGCCCATCCGGACCAGATGTTAGGCCTGTTCCTCCTCGCCGCCGACCTGGTGCTCGCCCGTATCGTCATGACCCGGCAGCCCCGAGCATGGAGCGCCGCCCTTCTCCCCGTACTCGCCGCCCTACCGGTCGCCGCCCTGTTACGGGTGGTCTTTCGGCAGCCCTTCCCGAGCGACGACGTCGGTGTCACCATCGACGAGACCGTCTGGCTGGCGTATGCGGTGTTGCCCGCCATGGTCGCCGGCCTGCTCAGCTACTCGGTCCGGCAAGGCCGGGAATACGCCCGGCGGCTCCGCGAACAGGCCGCCGAACAGGCCGTGGTGGCCGAACGGTTGCGCATCTCCCGGGAACTGCACGACCACGTCGCGCACAGCGTCGGGGTCATCGCGCTGCAGGCCGGGGCCGCGGCCCGGGTCATGGAATCCCAGCCCGAACGGGCCCGCGAGGCGATGCGGGCCATCGAGGCCACCAGCCGCGACACCCTGGCCGGGCTGCGCCGCATGCTCGGCAGCCTCCGACACGCCGAGCAAGCACCGCTGCGGCCCGCACCCGGACTGGCCGACTTGGACCAGCTCGTCGCAGCCGCGACGGCCGCGGGCGTAGCGGTCGACCTGACGGTCAGCGGCGAGCAGCGGACCCTCGCCGCTGACGTCGAGCTCTCCGCGTACCGGATCATCCAGGAGTCGCTCACCAACGTGCTGCGCCACGCGGACGCCGAAACCTGCCGGATCTCGGTCGACTACGGCCCTGGCGAACTGGCCATCGAGGTGGCCGACGACGGTTGCGGCGGCGACCCGGCCACCGGGGGCTTCGGCCTGACCGGCCTTCGCGAGCGGGTCGCCCTGGTTAACGGCACCATCACCGCAGGCACACGGCGCGGCGGCGGCTTCCGGGTCGCAGCGCGGCTACCGGTCGCGACATGA
- a CDS encoding response regulator transcription factor: MTTVRVLLADDHALIRSALQMVLADADDIEVAGQAETGADAVRLSRELKPDVVLMDIRMPDLDGIEATRRITAEPGAPHVVVLTTFDDDEYVYGALRAGASGFLVKDMALDEIVTAIRVVATGDALIAPSVTRRLIEMVAKHPSPGAAGPVSLNGITGRERQVLTLIGQGATNAEIAERMHITTPTVKSYVGRLMTKLAARDRVQLVIVAYRTGLVTP; encoded by the coding sequence ATGACGACCGTGCGGGTACTGCTCGCCGATGACCACGCATTGATCCGCAGCGCCCTGCAGATGGTCCTTGCCGATGCCGACGACATCGAGGTGGCCGGTCAGGCCGAGACCGGCGCCGACGCCGTACGGCTGAGCCGTGAGCTGAAGCCCGATGTAGTGCTGATGGACATCCGCATGCCCGACCTCGACGGCATCGAAGCCACCCGTCGCATTACCGCCGAACCTGGCGCTCCCCACGTCGTCGTGCTGACAACCTTCGACGATGATGAATACGTGTACGGGGCGCTGCGCGCCGGAGCATCCGGTTTTCTGGTCAAGGACATGGCGCTCGATGAGATCGTCACCGCGATTCGGGTGGTGGCGACCGGGGATGCGCTGATCGCCCCGAGCGTGACCCGGCGCCTCATCGAGATGGTGGCCAAGCATCCATCGCCAGGGGCGGCCGGCCCGGTTTCGCTGAACGGCATCACTGGGCGCGAGCGTCAAGTGCTGACCCTGATCGGGCAGGGTGCCACCAATGCCGAGATCGCCGAACGGATGCACATCACGACGCCCACAGTGAAGAGCTACGTCGGCCGGCTGATGACCAAACTCGCCGCCCGCGACCGAGTCCAGCTCGTGATCGTCGCGTACCGGACCGGCCTCGTCACCCCCTGA
- a CDS encoding MarR family winged helix-turn-helix transcriptional regulator: MTTPQAGQIVALLREFTLANDRFADVFARRHHLHRTDLEAMAHLWIGELQRSPMTPTRLSAALSLSAPATSALLSRLERAGHIRRIPAQHDRRSRVLVLHERARDLTVAYFTPLGARLRAVVAEFTPSEADVIERFLRACVAATIEVTPAAGEEANPATTGGTAHTRRSEGTQPDER, encoded by the coding sequence GTGACCACGCCACAAGCTGGCCAGATCGTCGCCCTGCTGCGCGAGTTCACGCTTGCCAACGACCGCTTCGCCGACGTCTTCGCGCGCCGGCATCATCTGCATCGCACCGATCTGGAGGCCATGGCGCACCTGTGGATCGGCGAACTGCAACGGTCACCGATGACACCGACGCGGTTGTCGGCGGCACTGTCCCTCAGCGCGCCGGCCACCTCCGCCCTGCTGAGCCGCCTGGAACGGGCAGGTCACATACGTCGCATCCCGGCTCAACACGATCGGCGCAGCCGCGTCCTGGTGCTGCACGAACGGGCCCGCGACCTGACCGTGGCGTACTTCACCCCCCTGGGCGCCCGCCTGCGCGCCGTCGTCGCCGAATTCACCCCCAGCGAGGCGGACGTCATCGAACGCTTCCTGCGCGCCTGCGTGGCAGCGACCATCGAGGTCACCCCGGCCGCCGGCGAGGAAGCCAACCCCGCAACCACCGGCGGTACGGCGCACACCCGCCGATCCGAAGGGACGCAGCCCGATGAGCGATGA
- a CDS encoding ATP-binding cassette domain-containing protein, whose product MIEIDGLVKQYGPARALDGLSFTAKAGTVTGFLGPNGAGKSTALRILLGLDRADAGHATVGGRRYADLRAPLHLVGSLLDAKAVAPRMSAHSHLLALARSNGISIRRVTHVLETCGLQQVSRRSAGDFSLGMSQRLGLAAALLGDPAVLILDEPVNGLDPDGIIWLRGLLRALAAEGRTVLLSSHLMSEMAQTAHDLVVIGQGRLLAQTTVADIVSRAAGGGVRLRTPDAGAFADVLRGRGFTVGTPDGSGVPGDDPGSPTGHPGGVTLHVRAGTTDEIGRLAAEQRITVLELSSLEVSLEEAYLQLTRDQVQYRGRFTSDIEAPAGGRVPETDGVLS is encoded by the coding sequence GTGATCGAGATCGACGGGCTGGTCAAGCAGTACGGCCCGGCACGGGCGCTGGACGGTTTGTCATTCACCGCCAAGGCCGGAACGGTGACGGGATTCCTCGGTCCCAACGGGGCCGGTAAATCCACCGCGCTGAGGATCCTGCTCGGCCTGGATCGCGCCGACGCCGGACATGCCACCGTCGGCGGGCGCCGCTACGCCGACCTCCGTGCACCGCTGCACCTGGTGGGAAGCCTGCTGGATGCCAAGGCCGTGGCTCCGCGCATGAGCGCCCACTCGCATCTGCTGGCACTGGCCCGCAGCAACGGCATCAGCATCCGGCGGGTGACGCACGTCCTGGAGACCTGTGGGTTGCAACAGGTGTCACGGCGGTCGGCGGGCGATTTCAGTCTTGGCATGAGCCAGCGTCTGGGTCTCGCGGCGGCACTGCTCGGCGACCCGGCTGTGCTGATCCTGGACGAACCGGTCAACGGACTGGACCCCGACGGGATCATCTGGCTGCGCGGGCTTCTGCGCGCCCTTGCCGCGGAAGGGCGCACCGTGCTGCTGTCCTCGCATCTGATGAGCGAGATGGCGCAGACCGCGCATGATCTGGTGGTGATCGGGCAGGGCCGCCTGCTGGCCCAGACCACGGTCGCCGACATCGTCTCCCGCGCCGCCGGCGGCGGGGTGCGCCTGCGTACCCCGGACGCGGGCGCCTTCGCTGATGTGCTCCGGGGCCGCGGCTTCACCGTCGGCACGCCGGACGGATCCGGCGTCCCCGGAGACGATCCTGGCTCGCCGACGGGCCACCCCGGCGGGGTCACCCTGCACGTGCGGGCCGGCACCACGGACGAGATCGGCCGTCTCGCCGCCGAACAGCGCATCACCGTGCTGGAACTCAGCTCCCTTGAGGTCTCTCTCGAAGAGGCCTACCTACAGCTGACCCGGGACCAGGTGCAATACCGCGGCCGCTTCACCTCCGACATCGAAGCCCCGGCCGGCGGTCGCGTGCCGGAGACAGACGGAGTGCTCTCATGA
- a CDS encoding matrixin family metalloprotease, producing MTAPRTRRLDLDTIAQVPTIKAGESATGLAEVQRYLRSFGYLRRADYTPDQLDAGTSEALNKFQERLGLTATGAFDDATREEMTKARCALPDMSNGVAFATTCAWDRRTLTYTFDSGTADITGAAEIDAVRAAFATWAAAAPLTFAEVSAGQNPDIRIGWRPAADPDLSMVGGTLAHADFPPGCSVVTNTLPKPLHFDDSEHTWSVGAQSGAFDVETVALHEIGHLLGLAHSSVPGAVMFPTVRPNFELRSLTDDDLAAVTSLYEPPWREIGHANDVTAMAGLNGKLYCTTRDNQLWMRDPIAWEVDWVAIGHANNVVAMAGLNGMLFCATGDNRLWMRDAFPWDTPWTDIGHANDVTAMAGLNGKLYCTTRDNRLWMRDPVPWEVGWADIGHADNVVGLAGLTATLFCATSDGNLWMRDPNPWDTPWTDIGHANNVVAMDAVAGSLFCATSDNRLWTRPPTI from the coding sequence ATGACCGCTCCGCGAACAAGGAGACTCGACCTCGACACCATCGCCCAGGTACCCACGATCAAGGCCGGGGAGAGCGCCACCGGCCTGGCCGAGGTGCAGCGCTACCTGCGCTCGTTCGGCTACCTGCGGCGTGCCGACTACACCCCGGACCAGCTCGACGCGGGTACGTCCGAGGCGCTCAACAAGTTCCAGGAGCGGCTCGGTCTGACCGCGACCGGCGCGTTCGACGACGCCACCCGCGAGGAGATGACCAAGGCCCGGTGCGCGCTGCCGGACATGAGCAACGGCGTGGCGTTCGCGACCACCTGCGCGTGGGACCGGCGGACGCTCACGTACACGTTCGACTCCGGCACCGCCGACATCACCGGCGCCGCGGAGATCGACGCGGTCCGTGCCGCGTTCGCCACCTGGGCCGCCGCGGCCCCGCTCACGTTCGCCGAGGTGTCCGCGGGCCAGAACCCGGACATCCGGATCGGCTGGCGGCCCGCGGCCGACCCCGACCTGAGCATGGTCGGCGGCACGCTCGCCCACGCCGACTTCCCGCCCGGCTGCTCGGTCGTGACGAACACGCTGCCGAAACCGCTGCACTTCGACGACTCCGAGCACACCTGGTCGGTCGGCGCGCAGTCCGGCGCGTTCGACGTGGAGACCGTGGCCCTGCACGAGATCGGCCACCTGCTCGGCCTGGCCCACTCCAGCGTCCCCGGCGCGGTGATGTTCCCGACCGTCCGGCCGAACTTCGAGCTCCGGTCGCTGACCGACGACGACCTCGCGGCCGTCACCTCGCTCTACGAGCCGCCATGGCGGGAGATCGGCCATGCCAACGACGTGACCGCGATGGCCGGTCTCAACGGCAAGCTCTACTGCACCACGCGCGACAATCAGCTGTGGATGCGCGACCCGATCGCGTGGGAGGTCGACTGGGTGGCGATCGGGCACGCGAACAACGTGGTCGCGATGGCCGGCCTGAACGGCATGCTGTTCTGCGCGACCGGCGACAACCGGCTGTGGATGCGCGATGCGTTCCCGTGGGACACGCCGTGGACCGACATCGGCCACGCCAACGACGTGACCGCGATGGCCGGCCTCAACGGCAAGCTCTACTGCACCACGCGCGACAACCGGCTGTGGATGCGTGATCCGGTGCCGTGGGAGGTCGGCTGGGCCGACATCGGCCACGCCGACAACGTGGTCGGGCTGGCCGGGCTCACCGCCACGCTGTTCTGCGCGACCAGCGACGGCAACCTGTGGATGCGCGACCCGAACCCGTGGGACACGCCGTGGACCGACATCGGGCACGCGAACAACGTGGTCGCGATGGACGCGGTCGCCGGCAGCCTCTTCTGCGCCACCTCCGACAACCGCCTCTGGACCCGCCCACCCACGATCTGA